One Candidatus Binataceae bacterium genomic region harbors:
- the purE gene encoding 5-(carboxyamino)imidazole ribonucleotide mutase has protein sequence MSETKSPAGVLVGVIMGSKTDLEYLNAGTELLAELGIGYEVKVLSAHRTPEAVFDYARAAAGRGLELLIAGAGGAAHLPGVLAANTLLPVIGVPIPSTTLGGMDSLLSIVQMPRGVPVATMAIGKPGAGNAALFAAAVLAPRYPAIAAKLAAWRDKRSREALQNQNP, from the coding sequence ATGAGTGAAACAAAGAGTCCGGCCGGGGTACTGGTCGGAGTGATCATGGGCAGCAAGACGGACCTGGAATACCTCAACGCGGGTACCGAGCTGCTGGCGGAGCTGGGGATTGGTTACGAGGTCAAGGTGCTTTCAGCCCATCGCACCCCCGAGGCAGTGTTTGATTACGCGCGTGCGGCGGCGGGACGTGGCTTGGAGCTGCTGATTGCCGGTGCTGGCGGCGCGGCCCATCTGCCAGGAGTGCTGGCGGCCAACACCTTGCTTCCGGTGATTGGGGTGCCCATTCCCTCTACCACCCTGGGTGGGATGGATTCTCTGCTCTCGATCGTGCAGATGCCGCGCGGCGTGCCGGTGGCGACGATGGCGATCGGCAAGCCCGGCGCGGGTAACGCGGCGCTGTTCGCGGCCGCCGTCCTGGCGCCGCGCTATCCCGCGATTGCGGCCAAGCTGGCCGCCTGGCGCGACAAGCGCAGCCGGGAAGCGCTGCAGAATCAAAATCCCTGA
- the murF gene encoding UDP-N-acetylmuramoyl-tripeptide--D-alanyl-D-alanine ligase codes for MATPLPQNQVEMTLSEVAQACGGKLIGDGMARIRGISTDTRMIQPGALFVALRGATSDGHRHLAAARAAGSIAAVTEPGWEGAPVRIEVPDTLAALGHLARFHLRMMRQLNPIPSIAIGGAVGKTTTKDLTAALARARFGTILATTGNLNNLIGVPLTLLALTPEHRAMVIECGTNSPGEIRRLGEMVQPNVALVLNAEIEHTEGLGNVDGIADEEAALFAFARQARVTWNEDRRLRSRIPADHLPALFFGASSDADAWLLSREATRDCRQRLRIAMSPRMRAPGTPELFEAELPLLGAAAALNATAALAAIAALAPIAPDDLPALRQALAEVAPVPGRMHLRQVGALIVLDDSYNASPSSVREALSGAREIADRCGSRLIIALGDMLELGSLSAEMHRAAISDALAARPALLVAVGPEMSMALAEMLAPATIQSYASADSTHAAALIRRLARSGDLILVKGSRGMRMERVIEVLEKAN; via the coding sequence ATGGCTACGCCGCTGCCACAAAACCAGGTCGAGATGACCCTGAGCGAAGTCGCGCAGGCGTGCGGCGGCAAATTGATCGGCGATGGCATGGCGCGCATCCGCGGCATCTCCACCGACACGCGAATGATTCAGCCTGGCGCGCTGTTCGTCGCCCTGCGCGGCGCCACCAGCGACGGCCATCGCCATCTGGCGGCCGCGCGCGCCGCCGGCTCCATCGCCGCCGTAACCGAACCGGGATGGGAGGGCGCGCCGGTCCGGATCGAAGTGCCGGACACCCTGGCAGCATTGGGGCACTTGGCGCGTTTCCATCTACGAATGATGCGTCAGCTTAATCCAATACCCTCAATCGCAATCGGCGGCGCCGTGGGAAAAACCACCACTAAGGATCTCACCGCGGCCCTAGCCCGCGCGCGCTTCGGAACCATTTTGGCCACCACGGGCAATCTCAATAATCTCATCGGCGTGCCGCTGACCCTGCTGGCGCTAACGCCTGAACATCGCGCGATGGTGATCGAATGCGGCACCAACTCGCCGGGCGAAATTCGCCGTCTGGGCGAGATGGTCCAGCCAAACGTCGCCCTGGTGCTCAACGCCGAGATCGAGCACACCGAAGGGCTGGGCAACGTCGATGGAATTGCCGATGAAGAAGCGGCGCTATTCGCTTTTGCGCGTCAAGCGCGAGTCACCTGGAACGAAGATCGGCGCTTGCGCTCGCGCATTCCCGCCGACCATCTCCCTGCCCTGTTCTTCGGCGCCAGCTCAGACGCAGATGCCTGGCTGCTGTCGCGCGAAGCAACCCGTGATTGCCGGCAACGCCTGAGGATCGCGATGAGCCCGCGGATGCGCGCGCCGGGAACGCCCGAGCTGTTCGAAGCCGAGCTTCCGCTGCTGGGCGCGGCCGCTGCGCTCAACGCCACCGCCGCCCTGGCGGCTATCGCCGCCCTCGCCCCCATCGCACCCGACGATCTACCCGCGCTGCGACAAGCCCTGGCGGAAGTCGCACCGGTACCCGGCCGGATGCACTTGCGACAGGTAGGCGCGCTGATCGTGCTCGATGATAGCTACAACGCCAGCCCCAGTTCTGTGCGCGAGGCGCTGAGCGGCGCCCGCGAGATCGCCGACCGGTGCGGCAGTCGACTGATTATCGCCCTGGGCGACATGCTGGAACTGGGCAGCCTGTCGGCCGAGATGCATCGCGCAGCAATATCGGATGCGCTCGCCGCCCGGCCCGCGCTCCTGGTCGCGGTTGGCCCCGAAATGAGCATGGCGCTGGCGGAGATGCTGGCCCCTGCGACCATTCAAAGTTACGCCAGCGCCGATAGTACCCACGCCGCGGCCTTGATCCGGCGCTTGGCACGGTCGGGCGATCTAATTCTGGTCAAAGGTTCGCGCGGGATGCGGATGGAACGAGTTATCGAGGTCCTGGAAAAAGCAAATTAA
- a CDS encoding glycosyltransferase family 2 protein yields MNPTLSLVVPCYNEEGNLRALTERIEQVCAPLGLSYELVITDDCSSDGSWPLLQQLAVSNPHLRAQRLERNCGESAASWAGMRAARGQYIVTIDADLQNDPTELPHFIEALKNYDCVCGSRVKTRAQGDNILKVLTSRAGNWLRNWLSGDQISDSGCTYRAFKRECIAEVRPFRGMHRFLPTLIRMEGYSVGEIAVVNQPRHSGRSHYGFWNRINFLADLLAVRWMIKRQIKPRVIARIPANDEGED; encoded by the coding sequence TTGAATCCCACGCTCAGCCTGGTAGTTCCCTGCTATAATGAAGAAGGCAATTTGCGAGCGCTTACCGAGCGCATCGAGCAGGTTTGCGCGCCGCTAGGGCTAAGTTACGAGTTGGTCATCACCGACGACTGCAGCAGTGACGGCTCGTGGCCGTTGTTGCAACAACTGGCGGTGAGCAATCCCCATCTACGCGCCCAGCGTCTGGAGCGCAATTGTGGCGAATCGGCAGCCTCGTGGGCCGGGATGCGGGCGGCGCGCGGCCAGTACATTGTTACAATCGATGCCGACCTGCAGAACGATCCGACCGAGCTGCCGCATTTTATCGAAGCCCTCAAAAATTACGATTGCGTATGCGGGAGCCGGGTCAAGACGCGCGCGCAAGGCGACAATATCCTCAAGGTGTTGACGTCGCGGGCGGGCAACTGGCTGCGCAATTGGCTCAGCGGCGATCAGATCAGCGACTCGGGATGCACCTATCGTGCGTTCAAGCGCGAATGCATCGCCGAGGTGCGGCCGTTTCGTGGGATGCATCGCTTCCTGCCCACCCTGATCCGGATGGAAGGGTACAGCGTGGGCGAAATTGCGGTGGTCAACCAGCCGCGCCACTCCGGCCGCAGCCATTACGGGTTCTGGAACCGAATCAATTTTTTGGCCGATCTGCTGGCGGTTCGTTGGATGATCAAGCGCCAGATAAAACCCCGTGTCATCGCCCGTATCCCCGCTAACGACGAAGGGGAAGACTAA
- a CDS encoding DegT/DnrJ/EryC1/StrS family aminotransferase: protein MRRIPLSVPFVDDEVRQAVLRAVDSRRYILAGECEAFERELADSVGRKHAVLSTSWTSAVYLLHLAMGLRAGDEVLVPSHTAFPTIEPMMHCGARPVFIDIDDTYCMDPALLEAAITPRTVGIMPVHLYGHPADLEPMAALARRHNLWLFEDCAQAQGARYRGRTVGSFGMAAGFSFFPSKNLTVLGDGGCVMTDDDQLAQRLRMLRNHGRLDKYTHQMAGFNLRFNDIQAAAGRVGLRNLERLNNGRRAAAARYRERLGALVKVPPERPWAYAVYHMFVIALPGRDELAAFLKSRGIETGLHYPVPNHRQPAVTACFDHIPSLPVTERAVDEILSLPIHGEISLDDVDYVCDSIAEFLRKR from the coding sequence GTGCGCCGAATACCGTTATCGGTTCCGTTTGTGGATGACGAAGTGCGCCAGGCTGTGCTCCGGGCGGTGGACTCGCGCCGCTACATCCTGGCGGGTGAATGCGAGGCCTTCGAGCGCGAGCTGGCCGACAGCGTGGGACGCAAGCACGCCGTGCTCTCGACTTCCTGGACCTCGGCGGTCTATCTGCTCCACCTGGCGATGGGGCTGCGCGCGGGGGACGAAGTGCTGGTGCCCTCGCACACCGCCTTCCCCACGATCGAACCGATGATGCATTGCGGCGCGCGGCCGGTGTTTATCGATATCGACGACACCTATTGTATGGACCCAGCCCTGCTGGAAGCCGCGATTACGCCGCGCACGGTTGGGATAATGCCGGTCCATCTCTACGGCCATCCTGCCGATCTGGAGCCGATGGCGGCGCTCGCGCGCCGCCACAATCTATGGCTGTTCGAGGACTGCGCTCAGGCCCAGGGTGCGCGTTACCGCGGCCGCACCGTGGGCAGCTTCGGCATGGCGGCGGGATTTTCCTTCTTCCCCTCCAAGAACCTCACGGTTTTGGGCGACGGCGGTTGTGTCATGACTGACGACGACCAGTTGGCGCAGCGCCTGCGGATGCTGCGTAACCACGGCCGCTTGGACAAGTACACCCATCAGATGGCAGGTTTCAATTTGCGCTTCAACGATATCCAGGCCGCTGCCGGCCGGGTCGGATTGCGCAACCTGGAAAGGCTTAACAACGGCCGGCGCGCCGCCGCCGCGCGCTATCGCGAGCGGCTGGGCGCACTGGTGAAGGTGCCGCCGGAGCGACCGTGGGCATATGCGGTTTACCACATGTTTGTGATCGCACTGCCCGGGCGCGACGAGCTGGCCGCTTTTCTCAAGAGCCGCGGGATTGAAACCGGCCTGCATTATCCGGTCCCCAACCACCGCCAACCTGCCGTTACCGCCTGCTTCGACCATATCCCTTCACTGCCGGTGACCGAGCGCGCCGTCGATGAAATCCTGTCGCTGCCCATTCACGGCGAGATTTCGCTGGATGACGTGGATTATGTTTGCGACTCTATCGCGGAGTTTCTGAGGAAGCGTTGA
- a CDS encoding Gfo/Idh/MocA family oxidoreductase — translation MKVLLLGIGRWGANHLRVARLLGVDLYVADPAPAGQERARKAGLAAERVSPDPMAFKEAVTAVVVATPAQSHFELCRAFLNAGKDVFVEKPITLDAAQALELTKLAEHKRRILQVGHIFRFDPASQWLRAAVANGDFGQVRLLRGTFSGFKRPRMDTGVMFADAIHFADLFNFILDRLPGRVLAVSRDFFDRGMEDEALLSLDYAGGTMARIEAGYHLPGKYREVIVVGERLSAVCDYNVAQYKLRTFRNQHQMVGGNLDAAEGEMHQLEFAPEEPLLAEWQAFLASVADRTPPLADGRAGYQSVRVIEAALESARSGRVVELQ, via the coding sequence GTGAAAGTTTTATTGCTGGGTATAGGACGCTGGGGCGCCAATCATCTGCGCGTCGCCCGCCTGCTGGGTGTTGATTTGTACGTGGCTGACCCGGCACCGGCGGGACAGGAGCGAGCGCGCAAGGCCGGGTTGGCGGCGGAGCGGGTGTCGCCCGACCCGATGGCCTTCAAGGAGGCCGTGACGGCGGTGGTGGTGGCCACACCTGCCCAGTCCCACTTCGAGCTGTGTCGCGCCTTTCTCAACGCGGGCAAGGACGTGTTTGTCGAAAAGCCGATCACGCTGGATGCTGCCCAAGCTTTGGAACTGACCAAGTTGGCCGAGCATAAACGGCGAATTCTGCAAGTCGGCCATATTTTTCGTTTCGATCCGGCTTCGCAATGGCTGCGCGCGGCGGTGGCCAATGGTGATTTCGGTCAGGTTCGCCTGTTGCGCGGTACCTTCAGTGGTTTCAAACGCCCCCGTATGGACACCGGTGTGATGTTCGCCGACGCGATTCATTTCGCCGACCTCTTTAATTTCATCCTCGATCGGCTGCCTGGGCGGGTGTTGGCGGTTAGCCGAGATTTTTTCGACCGCGGGATGGAGGACGAGGCTTTGCTCAGCTTGGACTATGCCGGGGGCACGATGGCTCGGATCGAGGCCGGCTACCATCTGCCGGGCAAGTATCGTGAGGTAATCGTGGTGGGTGAGCGGCTGAGCGCGGTGTGCGATTACAACGTCGCGCAGTACAAGCTGCGCACCTTCCGCAATCAGCATCAAATGGTCGGCGGCAACCTGGACGCGGCCGAGGGCGAAATGCATCAGTTGGAATTCGCACCCGAGGAGCCGCTGCTGGCCGAATGGCAGGCCTTTTTGGCCTCGGTAGCAGACCGTACGCCGCCGCTGGCCGACGGGCGCGCCGGCTATCAATCGGTGCGGGTGATCGAAGCCGCGCTGGAATCCGCGCGCAGTGGGCGCGTGGTGGAGCTGCAATAG
- a CDS encoding amidohydrolase family protein — translation MKPRADRVISVRVIDLHCYPNTEPWIKCQGPYVEALAKYWNRQWTWKQEDEVIAEFEQAGVEAVLVALDLETTTGTPPCGNEYVKQMQMRHRPRTIQAWGAVDPFKGELALREARHAIKDLGMLGFHFHPIMGHYAVNDRRLYPLFELINELKVPVMIDVGTTGMGAGMPGGLGARIYDAHPRALDELAADFPQLTIVAAHPGWPWTDEMTAVALHKGNVYWEMSGWAPKYFPEQLKIDMRSRLQDKIMFGSDYPSIPHARLFKEWAELGYSATVMEKIFHQNAERILGL, via the coding sequence GTGAAGCCGCGCGCGGACAGGGTAATTAGCGTGCGTGTCATCGACCTGCATTGCTACCCCAACACTGAACCCTGGATTAAATGCCAGGGGCCTTACGTCGAGGCGCTCGCCAAGTACTGGAATCGCCAATGGACCTGGAAGCAGGAAGACGAGGTGATCGCGGAGTTCGAGCAGGCCGGCGTCGAGGCGGTGCTGGTGGCGTTGGATCTGGAGACTACGACCGGTACGCCGCCGTGCGGCAACGAGTACGTCAAGCAGATGCAGATGCGCCATCGGCCGCGGACAATCCAGGCCTGGGGCGCGGTCGATCCCTTCAAGGGCGAGCTTGCGCTACGCGAGGCGCGCCATGCGATCAAAGACTTGGGAATGCTTGGCTTTCACTTTCACCCCATCATGGGGCATTATGCGGTCAACGACCGGCGCCTTTATCCACTCTTTGAGCTTATCAATGAGCTGAAGGTGCCTGTCATGATTGACGTTGGTACCACCGGGATGGGGGCCGGGATGCCCGGCGGCCTGGGGGCTCGGATCTATGACGCTCATCCGCGCGCGCTCGATGAGCTTGCCGCCGACTTTCCTCAACTCACCATTGTTGCCGCTCATCCGGGCTGGCCGTGGACCGACGAGATGACGGCGGTGGCGCTGCACAAAGGCAATGTCTACTGGGAGATGTCAGGGTGGGCGCCGAAATACTTCCCAGAGCAACTTAAAATCGACATGCGCTCGAGGCTGCAAGATAAGATTATGTTTGGCAGCGACTATCCCAGCATTCCGCATGCCCGCTTGTTTAAGGAATGGGCGGAGCTGGGGTACAGCGCGACGGTGATGGAAAAAATCTTCCATCAGAATGCCGAGCGGATCCTGGGGCTGTGA
- a CDS encoding AMP-binding protein, producing the protein MLEGVVPFPPEFARRYRERGYWQDRSLRDEFAPVFANYASRIALIDGERQFTYADIDRISDNLALNLLALGVRPLDRLVLQLPNVAEFVLLYFALQKIGAIPIAALASHRFSEVSQFVQISQAVGCVFPKLQGDFEFSPMIARVAKENPCMRFPIVLGQASSDEISLAQLIEKPAGLGRGELDKIKLDPTDPCIFQLSGGTTGVPKLIPRTHNDYAYNSKAAAQVCGVSGDSVLLLVLPIAHNLPLACPGIQGFMFNGGKVVLCQSARPEVMLPLVPKHRVTHIKVVPALLIRLINSPVLATVDTSSLRYIQSGGQRLQPEVRIRTHELIPTCFVQENFGMSEGTLMFVRADDPEEVRLETVGRPICPDDEVRLLDDDDREVAMGEVGELCTRGPYTLRGYYGAPEHNAKVFTTDGFYRSGDLMRQHPSGNYIVEGRKKDLINRGGEKISAEEIENLILSHPAVQNVACVAMPDPELGERMCACVIARAGARLTLAELVNYLSTKEIARFKLPERLELMDDFPLSTFGKVSKKTLVEMISQKLAREAARGQGN; encoded by the coding sequence ATGCTGGAGGGCGTAGTACCGTTTCCGCCTGAGTTCGCGCGCCGCTACCGCGAGCGTGGTTACTGGCAGGATCGCAGCCTGCGCGATGAATTCGCTCCGGTCTTCGCCAACTACGCCTCGCGGATAGCGCTGATCGACGGTGAACGGCAGTTTACCTATGCCGACATCGATCGAATAAGCGACAATCTGGCACTAAATCTGCTGGCATTGGGCGTACGGCCACTGGACCGGCTGGTGCTGCAATTGCCCAACGTGGCGGAGTTCGTGCTGCTCTATTTCGCGCTGCAGAAAATCGGCGCGATTCCCATTGCCGCCTTGGCCAGCCATCGCTTCAGCGAAGTCAGTCAGTTCGTCCAAATTTCCCAGGCGGTCGGATGCGTCTTTCCCAAGCTCCAGGGCGATTTTGAGTTTTCCCCGATGATCGCGCGGGTGGCTAAGGAAAACCCCTGCATGCGCTTTCCTATCGTGCTGGGTCAGGCAAGCTCGGATGAGATCTCGTTGGCCCAGTTAATTGAGAAACCCGCCGGACTAGGACGCGGCGAACTGGACAAAATCAAGCTGGATCCAACCGATCCGTGTATCTTTCAGCTCTCCGGGGGCACCACCGGAGTGCCCAAGCTGATTCCGCGTACCCACAACGACTACGCTTACAACTCCAAGGCGGCGGCCCAGGTCTGCGGCGTCAGCGGTGACTCGGTGCTGCTGCTGGTGCTGCCCATCGCGCACAACCTGCCGCTGGCCTGCCCGGGAATTCAAGGTTTCATGTTCAACGGTGGCAAGGTGGTGCTGTGCCAGAGCGCGCGCCCCGAGGTGATGCTGCCGCTGGTTCCCAAACATCGCGTCACTCATATCAAGGTGGTGCCCGCGTTGCTCATCCGGCTGATCAATAGCCCAGTCCTGGCCACGGTGGACACCTCCTCGCTGCGCTACATCCAAAGTGGTGGCCAGCGCTTGCAGCCCGAAGTACGTATTCGCACCCATGAGCTGATCCCGACCTGCTTCGTTCAGGAGAACTTCGGCATGTCCGAGGGCACGCTAATGTTCGTGCGCGCGGATGACCCCGAAGAGGTACGCTTGGAGACGGTGGGGCGGCCGATTTGCCCTGACGACGAAGTGCGGCTGTTGGATGACGACGACCGCGAAGTCGCTATGGGGGAGGTAGGCGAGCTGTGCACGCGCGGCCCCTATACCTTGCGCGGCTACTACGGCGCGCCGGAGCACAACGCTAAGGTTTTCACCACTGACGGCTTCTATCGCTCGGGCGACTTAATGCGCCAGCATCCTTCAGGCAATTACATAGTCGAGGGACGTAAGAAAGATCTGATCAATCGCGGCGGCGAGAAGATCAGCGCCGAAGAGATCGAAAATCTCATCCTGTCCCATCCGGCGGTGCAGAACGTCGCTTGCGTGGCAATGCCCGATCCCGAGCTGGGCGAGCGGATGTGCGCCTGCGTGATTGCGCGCGCCGGGGCGCGGCTGACGCTGGCGGAGTTGGTAAATTATTTGAGCACCAAGGAGATCGCCAGATTCAAGCTTCCCGAGCGGCTAGAACTGATGGATGACTTTCCGCTGTCAACCTTCGGCAAGGTGTCAAAAAAGACTCTGGTCGAGATGATAAGTCAAAAGCTCGCGCGTGAAGCCGCGCGCGGACAGGGTAATTAG
- a CDS encoding SDR family NAD(P)-dependent oxidoreductase, producing the protein MTERRAALITGASKGIGAAAAVALAAAGYDVAINFSRDDAGARAVAARVEALGVAALLCRCDVSDEPAVRAMADAIGERFGRLDALVNNAGITSRTAPSDFEAMALEDWDRVFAVNVRGIFQVTRAVLPMLRRAPDAAIVNSASIVGLRPGPQPLPYAASKAAVVNLTKTLALHLGPKIRVNAVAPGWMEGDWMKRMLGERYEDLMARRARQTPLKRNVTAADVAETIVSLITANRFVTGEIVVIDGGFASST; encoded by the coding sequence ATGACTGAGCGGCGGGCGGCGCTGATAACCGGAGCTTCAAAGGGCATCGGTGCCGCCGCCGCCGTAGCACTGGCCGCGGCCGGCTATGACGTCGCGATTAACTTCAGCCGCGACGATGCCGGTGCACGCGCGGTCGCGGCACGCGTCGAGGCCTTGGGCGTGGCCGCGCTGCTGTGTCGATGCGACGTATCGGATGAACCTGCGGTCCGTGCGATGGCCGACGCGATCGGTGAGCGTTTCGGGCGGCTGGATGCCCTGGTTAACAATGCTGGCATCACTTCCCGTACTGCCCCGAGTGATTTCGAGGCGATGGCGCTGGAGGACTGGGATCGTGTCTTCGCGGTCAACGTGCGCGGGATTTTTCAAGTGACCCGCGCGGTACTGCCGATGCTCAGGCGGGCGCCCGATGCCGCGATCGTTAACAGTGCCAGTATCGTCGGACTGCGACCGGGACCCCAACCCTTGCCTTACGCCGCCAGCAAGGCGGCGGTGGTCAATCTGACCAAGACTTTGGCGCTTCATCTGGGTCCCAAGATTCGCGTCAACGCGGTGGCGCCGGGTTGGATGGAAGGGGATTGGATGAAACGGATGCTGGGCGAGCGCTACGAAGATCTGATGGCGCGGCGCGCGCGCCAGACTCCGCTCAAGCGCAACGTCACCGCCGCGGATGTAGCCGAAACCATTGTCTCGCTGATCACCGCCAATCGCTTCGTCACCGGCGAGATTGTGGTGATCGACGGCGGCTTTGCCAGCTCGACCTGA
- a CDS encoding Rieske 2Fe-2S domain-containing protein, with protein sequence MMTREENELLCRVGPGSVMGEFLREYWVPAARSAALEADGAPMRVRLFGENFVAFRATDGRVGFFDEGCPHRCTSLALARNEDNALTCIFHGWKIDVSGKVVEVPSEPPERRAEFAAKVRVRHYPVREAGGMAWVYLGKRSEPPPFYNFEFNQMPESQLMPQRAVLHCNWFQGMEAVLDSAHVGFLHRGSFNTMSADLRFATMNSPTYELIMKPYGFREGAVRDLGDGTYYARIRELVAPFYSFIPMASEDAHLMICAIPIDDEWNAQWYLRYYPNRPMTAADRTRLMQGNAPNLDNFAATMGNSENLWNQDRKKMREGHWSGLPCFQYEDFTTQEAMGPIVDRTREYLGMSDLIVVRVRRMLLEAAREFKRSGKIAFAADQPLDYSRIRAIAVRYPKQTSWRDIDSFAPPPQLP encoded by the coding sequence ATGATGACGCGCGAAGAAAACGAGCTGCTCTGCCGGGTGGGACCGGGCAGCGTAATGGGTGAGTTTTTGCGCGAGTATTGGGTGCCGGCCGCGCGCTCGGCGGCACTGGAGGCCGACGGCGCGCCGATGCGGGTGCGGCTGTTCGGGGAAAACTTCGTGGCCTTCCGCGCCACCGACGGCCGCGTGGGTTTTTTTGACGAGGGCTGTCCCCATCGATGTACTTCGCTGGCCTTGGCACGCAACGAAGATAACGCCCTGACCTGTATCTTTCACGGCTGGAAAATTGACGTCTCGGGCAAAGTCGTCGAGGTGCCCTCCGAGCCCCCCGAGCGACGCGCTGAATTCGCCGCCAAGGTGCGAGTGCGCCATTATCCCGTGCGCGAGGCGGGCGGGATGGCGTGGGTTTATCTGGGCAAGCGCAGCGAGCCGCCGCCGTTTTACAATTTCGAATTCAACCAAATGCCCGAAAGCCAGCTGATGCCGCAGCGCGCGGTGCTCCATTGCAACTGGTTCCAGGGCATGGAAGCGGTGTTGGATTCGGCCCACGTTGGCTTTCTCCATCGCGGTTCGTTTAACACCATGAGCGCCGACTTGCGCTTTGCCACCATGAACAGCCCCACCTACGAGCTGATCATGAAGCCCTACGGGTTTCGCGAAGGAGCCGTACGCGATCTGGGCGATGGCACTTATTACGCGCGCATCCGCGAGCTGGTGGCGCCCTTTTATTCGTTCATCCCCATGGCTTCCGAGGACGCCCACCTGATGATCTGCGCCATTCCGATCGATGACGAATGGAACGCGCAGTGGTATTTGCGCTATTATCCCAATCGACCAATGACCGCCGCCGACCGCACCCGCTTGATGCAGGGTAACGCGCCCAACCTGGACAATTTTGCCGCTACCATGGGCAATAGCGAAAATCTTTGGAACCAGGATCGTAAAAAGATGCGCGAAGGGCATTGGAGTGGTTTGCCCTGTTTCCAATATGAAGATTTTACCACCCAGGAAGCGATGGGCCCGATCGTCGATCGGACCCGCGAGTATCTGGGAATGAGCGACCTGATTGTGGTGCGGGTACGGCGGATGCTGTTGGAGGCGGCGCGCGAGTTCAAGCGCAGCGGCAAAATCGCCTTCGCCGCCGATCAGCCGCTGGACTATTCCAGGATTCGCGCGATCGCCGTGCGCTATCCCAAGCAGACCAGTTGGCGCGATATCGATTCCTTCGCGCCGCCGCCCCAACTGCCCTGA
- a CDS encoding FAD-binding oxidoreductase, with amino-acid sequence MERKWGKPPWRAKTPAATPSLANEVEVAIIGGGLTGLSTAYHLARAGIRPALLEAAALGGGASGRTGGIVLEGTARAVVEGTGQTAEFMRELVEREKIACDLRLPGCWEIEHRRGAGESWLPWEDGGQPIGIARTVPGGAVDPGALMAGLADAASRAGAALYFDCPVEHLTPGAPSRLRLRDRAVRAHWVVVAVNAWSAAFLPIQVHSALTYACATAPLDQALLAEVGLAAGIPFYTVDQPYLWGRYVRDGRMIFGAGLSFGTPDELENLTLANREFQAILARLKHRVRNLHPALAQVQFSAQWAGPIAFLERMTPLLCALPDTPTVLAAGGYAGHGVALSVWAGAQLAAAITERRPLPAWGALS; translated from the coding sequence ATGGAACGGAAATGGGGCAAACCACCATGGCGCGCGAAAACGCCGGCCGCCACGCCCTCGCTCGCTAATGAAGTCGAGGTCGCGATCATCGGCGGTGGCTTAACCGGTTTGTCCACCGCCTACCATCTGGCCCGTGCCGGCATCAGACCAGCCCTGCTCGAAGCTGCCGCGCTCGGTGGCGGCGCCAGCGGCCGCACCGGGGGAATCGTGTTGGAGGGCACCGCGCGTGCGGTCGTGGAGGGAACCGGCCAGACTGCGGAGTTCATGCGCGAGCTGGTTGAGCGCGAGAAAATCGCTTGCGACTTGCGCCTGCCCGGCTGCTGGGAGATCGAACATCGGCGCGGCGCGGGCGAGAGCTGGCTGCCCTGGGAAGACGGCGGTCAGCCGATCGGAATTGCGCGCACGGTGCCCGGGGGGGCGGTCGATCCGGGGGCGCTGATGGCGGGCTTGGCCGATGCCGCCAGCCGGGCCGGCGCGGCCCTGTACTTCGACTGCCCGGTTGAGCACCTGACACCCGGGGCACCCTCGCGCCTGCGGCTGCGCGACCGCGCCGTGCGCGCCCATTGGGTGGTAGTGGCGGTCAACGCCTGGTCAGCCGCTTTCCTCCCGATCCAAGTCCATAGCGCCCTCACATACGCCTGCGCCACGGCGCCGCTTGACCAGGCGTTATTGGCCGAGGTCGGGCTAGCGGCGGGAATCCCTTTCTACACTGTCGATCAGCCCTATCTGTGGGGCCGCTACGTGCGCGACGGCCGAATGATCTTCGGCGCCGGACTGAGCTTCGGCACTCCCGACGAACTGGAGAACTTGACGTTGGCGAACCGGGAGTTCCAAGCCATCTTGGCGCGGCTTAAGCATCGTGTGCGCAACCTCCATCCCGCGCTCGCCCAGGTTCAATTCAGCGCCCAGTGGGCGGGGCCGATCGCCTTTTTGGAGCGAATGACGCCACTCCTGTGCGCATTACCCGATACCCCCACGGTGCTGGCCGCCGGCGGCTACGCCGGCCACGGGGTAGCGCTCAGCGTGTGGGCCGGGGCGCAGCTCGCCGCGGCGATCACGGAGCGCCGCCCCCTGCCCGCCTGGGGCGCGTTGTCTTGA